Part of the Lolium rigidum isolate FL_2022 chromosome 6, APGP_CSIRO_Lrig_0.1, whole genome shotgun sequence genome, GAAGCAGATTTTGTTGTAAGCAAGTGTGAGTTATTCTTTCACAGAATCCGTGCGCAACTTGCAGGAGGATAAACCATATATCCGGGGCTCCATTTCCACCCCAATTCGCACATCTTCGTTGTGCTAGCTCACAACAGTGGCTCCGTGAGCCTTGTCCACCACGTAGACGAACCGCCGGGGCCCATGGCCTGAGGCTGTTGGGCCCGCAGCGGAAACAGAACGTGGGTGTACGACCTCCCTCGccgttcgtcttcttcttccagaTCACGGCATACCACGTCAGCGCCGCGCCGCGTCCACGCTGGGCTGGGCGCGCGAGCATATATATATAACTGAAAAAAGAGATGGAGAGATAGGATATTTTTCTCCCGGTGGTGGCTGCACAAAAATACAGAAACAGGACCCGAAATATCCAGGAAGCCTGGCTCCGAGGCTTCCCATCCATCCCCTGAAGCGAAGCCTCGTCCAACGCCACGCCGCCGAGTCACGCCTCCTTCCCAGTCCACAACTGCTTTGCTCTCCCCCCAATCCCTTCCTCCTCCCAGCTCGCCTCTCGCTTCGCCGGAGGGACGAGCGCCGGCCGGGGGATGGAGATCGACGCGGCGGTGCGGGCCAGCAGCGACGGCCGCCTGCGCACCAAGTACGACAGCGCCGTCTACGTCGTCCAGCGAGCCttcgcgctctacccgtacgcccCCACCCCCCACATTTACTCTCCACCTCCAATTCATTCGATCAGTACTACTAGTGTTTTACTTCCCTGCCCAGTCCATCCACCGGGAACCGGGGAATCTGGGATAGCACTCCTTGCCGCGCGATTGGGTTTGGCTCGTTCGGCGATCGCGAGTGGCGGCGAGGCCGCTGGGGGTTCTGTTGACCGATCAGGCGGAGAGATGGGGGCGGGCGGGTAGCTGGACTGCTGGAGCACGCATCGGCGGAGGGATACGGTCGTTCTCGGTACTCGGTAGGAAGATTTGAGTTGGGGGCAGACTGGCTAGATCTTAAGCTGCTTGGCTCTGCGCCTGTTTTCCTCCAATGCGCTATCTTATCTCCGTGTGTACTACTACTTGTATTTCCACCTGCAGAAAACGCAGTTATGCCTCATGTGGTGGTGGTTGTGTCAGCGATTTACGGGTTTCGTCCCTGCTGTTCCAATGGAAAATATGCTGTCATTTTCAATTTGAGGCTCTATGGATCATTTTTATTACCTGGCAGAGTAGCATAGTCGCTGGTCTTAACTAATTGTTGCTGGATTCGTCGACCATAAACTCTTTTGCCTGTCCCCTTAGAGGATTAGACCCATGGTTTGTTGTTCATATGGTAATTCAAAGGACTAAAGTACTTAGAGATTTTGGGTAACTTCAGCTATTACTCAAGTTATTTAGAGCAGCTGTCATGAAGTTCCATTCCTGATGAAAGGGACTGAACAAACAAGTAAATACTGTATGGATTGGATTCACTATGTTCAAACTACTTGTAAAGCCTGTTCTCAAAATGTATATTGACAGTCTGAAGATTATGTATTCTCCTTGCGCTCTTTCAAAAAAGTTTTGTGTGTGGCTGTGTGTGTGCATGTTTGGGTGTAAATCTGTGGGTTGAGTGCCAAAACACGTTATGGATATTGGATACAATTCCAGTCTAAGTTTCTCATTTCGCCAGAAATTTCATTTTTGCAGGTTTGAGGAAATTGCCTTTAGCTTTAACGGTGGGAAGGATTCAACCGTAATATCTCATTTTCTCCTTTTCTCATCATTTGTTGTATGTTGTACTGATAATTAACATCCATCTGCAAGTTTGACAAGATATATATGTTATGTATCAATAGGTACTCCTGCATTTGATTCGGGCTGGCTACTATCTTCACAAAACAAGTTATGGTGAAGAAGCCCATATCGATACTTTTCAAAACTGCCCGCTGCGTACCATCTATTTCGAGACTCCATGTGCTTTTCCTGAAATCAACTCATTCACTTATGAAACAGTTTCAACGTAAGGACACACTAAGATCTGTTCCATTTTTTTGGGGGGCTATTCTTGAGAAGTTAAATGAATGATCTCCATCATGTTCTTTCTGTACTAGGTATGGTTTGCCATTGGAAACTATCGGGTTGGATTTCAAGTCTGGTCTAGAAGGCCTATTGAAAAAGAAGCCTACTAAAGCCATTTTCATTGGCACTAGAATTGGCGATCCAAATGCGGTAAATATGTTGTTACATTGTTCAGTTATTCTTCAAGTCTTCATAGACCTATTATATGCAGACTTGCGCCCATGTCCGCTCACAATTCTTCACACCTATTGCTATCTCCCACACCTATTAGTGATTCAGTTTGGAATTATAGGTTGGTCAAGAACAATTCTCTCCTAGTTCGCCTGGCTGGCCTCCTTTTATGAGGGTGAATCCTATCTTGGACTGGTCATACAGGTTTTTTTCTTCATCATGGAAATAATCAAGCTTGCATCCTGTAGACTGCTAATCCAAATGTAAGGAGCATTGTTTTTATGTGACAGGGATGTTTGGTCTTTCCTCTTGACCTGTAAGGTCAAATACTGCAGCCTTTATGATGAGGGGTGGGTTCTTTTACATTTTCACACTTTCAAATGTATATTTGCTCTTATGTCTTGTCATGTCTAGCCTCTAGGCCAAAAATGCAGTTTTCCATGCTGTTGGTCTAACAAAATCTCTAAGAATGAAGTATTTCCTCTACCTTTCGATGAGCAATTTTGTTAATTTTAAAGCTGGACTTTAGCTCATTTTTGTAAGGCCACCCTAAATTTTAAGCTGCTGAAAAGTGCTCTGATCTCTAGTACAAACATCCTAATTTGTATATGCTTTGTATACTTGCACTCATTGCAGGTATACATCCATTGGGAGCATATATGATACTGTTCCAAATGCACTTCTTTGTGATTCATCAAATGGGAAAAGCTTTAGACCAGCATACATGCTATCAGATGGAAGACTTGAAAGAGCTGGGAGAGCAAAGAAGACTAGTAGTAAAACAGAAACTAATTCTGTTGCAAGCAATGGCATAAGCAGCGCTGAGGGAGAACAAATCATCTCACGTTCGGCTTCAGTTATTGTAGTTGGTGATGAAATATTGTGCGTAATCTCTCATTCTTATATCTACAGATGCTGACTCTTGGATTTGCGTAGTTGTCCCTTGGTGAAAATAACACCCTTTATCTTTATTTTGATCATTGAAAAAAATTAGAACCGTGGCATAGCCTAGATGGTAGTCACGGGCTGATGCGCACCTGCCCGCGTGGGTAAAAATTCGAGCCTCAGTGCTCGCAATACCAGTGCGTACTCATGAATTCTTTTATAAAAATAAGCCAGGGATTCTTCCCCTAGGTCTCTTTaaattttttttgttgaaatttACGTTAAATCCCTTTAAACGCATTTTCTTTTTTGCCTTGGACTTTCGGATAAATGCTAT contains:
- the LOC124666423 gene encoding FAD synthase, encoding MEIDAAVRASSDGRLRTKYDSAVYVVQRAFALYPFEEIAFSFNGGKDSTVLLHLIRAGYYLHKTSYGEEAHIDTFQNCPLRTIYFETPCAFPEINSFTYETVSTYGLPLETIGLDFKSGLEGLLKKKPTKAIFIGTRIGDPNAVGQEQFSPSSPGWPPFMRVNPILDWSYRDVWSFLLTCKVKYCSLYDEGYTSIGSIYDTVPNALLCDSSNGKSFRPAYMLSDGRLERAGRAKKTSSKTETNSVASNGISSAEGEQIISRSASVIVVGDEILFGTVEDKFGTALCKKLREIGWRVSHVAVVRNETDSVAEEIERCKSTDDAVFLVGGLGPLHSDISLAGVAKAFGVRLAPDEEFEEHLSQLIGNSYIGNRNEMALLPEGITELLHHKRLPLPLIKCKNVIILAATNVDELDMEWNCLLDTHESGLVRAKPFVSKHLSTSLPDVKIAPVVEKLCLEFSDVYIGTHRISRTGPLVVNLLGKDNQRVEGAADKLTRSFDGQFSPVNSCK